The Raoultibacter phocaeensis genome contains a region encoding:
- a CDS encoding PD-(D/E)XK nuclease family protein translates to MTLSIVSVSNKAAADEAAYSQAHRALDEGAKPVIVVSAYEETVRLKEAWSTRSPFGIDIVEFSSWIADLWELFGDGRSIVNAVQRQLIAGEVLSCFCSERRAALLQPTPGTRRFIASAAREALPNAVLGSDLGEGEREAVEVLRLYRERAAEANLVEQAEAVAILTDPDVLAGYRPIVVGASLDDFTAIEQALLGQADAVLLENERSAVAEGERAPELAELLASLYRPDEAHPVEASGAVRFVLPAGRYASAQALCDAIEAMRAHDGSASVVVAARDPHTLFEGVAERLAVRGIASEVRGTVPFSATEFGSAWLALLETLDGDSPFVARAATDFALSAYSGVGVRSAYWMDARWRANRAIDRDSVLTDLAGTADHGLNGLVGLLESGRASDALDLLQAHVGKQVSWPEGYRDRQMSALASARTVYDEAVALGASREEYRSVLEDQRLFAKLAVEPGRPGGARVAPAGSAASETSKEPRGMHASAEANNPVESCAQPVLIVDLETAASLGPSTCDVLFAVDLTATSYPVRDEGGTLATLLEKLGAARERDGLASIRATFADALAVPRAVLFLSRPLNNEAGDEERPAVVFEDVIDCYRRDLQNPAEVDKKTGLTEALGRYALVRGEQSAFVNLSASGEPQDLSIEIPVTRTGSVTAAAREKILLPMQWGGVVSEGRNLSPSAIESYLECPYKWFAHRRLRLEELDAGFGGREFGLFAHRVLERFYAQFRCEVAPKVSPDTLDRAKRILSCVFDEQLAYDATLIGDPAALVPLDDLERREVADLKRKLLGYLDREAQLLSGFVPLDAEVGFGRTKGAFEYAGFMVNGTIDRVDVDGFGRAVVIDYKGAVGKAYALREKAGEPFALPRKVQTLIYAQAVRKTMGLQPVGALYVSYGKDGGIAGSFDHAVLDPGKDLLGIDAARCATTDFENLLDTVEEAIAARLEGLLAGEIRACPRDADACTYCPVTVCSVRDAVQREREGGE, encoded by the coding sequence ATGACTCTTTCAATCGTTTCCGTATCCAACAAAGCTGCGGCCGACGAGGCCGCTTACAGTCAAGCGCACCGCGCACTCGATGAGGGCGCGAAGCCCGTTATCGTGGTCTCGGCCTACGAAGAGACGGTTCGTCTCAAAGAGGCGTGGTCGACTCGTTCGCCGTTCGGCATCGATATCGTAGAGTTCTCGTCGTGGATCGCCGATCTCTGGGAGCTGTTCGGCGATGGTCGCTCGATCGTCAACGCAGTGCAGCGCCAGCTCATCGCAGGCGAGGTCCTGAGTTGTTTCTGCAGCGAACGGCGCGCGGCTCTGTTGCAGCCGACGCCGGGAACGCGGCGATTCATCGCATCGGCTGCGCGCGAAGCGCTCCCGAACGCGGTTCTAGGTTCTGACCTGGGCGAGGGCGAACGCGAGGCGGTCGAGGTGCTTCGGCTGTACCGCGAGCGTGCTGCAGAGGCGAACCTAGTCGAGCAGGCGGAAGCCGTCGCGATACTCACCGACCCCGATGTGCTCGCCGGATATCGCCCGATCGTCGTCGGCGCTTCTCTCGACGATTTCACGGCAATCGAACAAGCGCTGCTTGGGCAAGCCGATGCCGTGCTGCTCGAAAACGAGCGAAGTGCCGTTGCCGAAGGCGAACGGGCGCCCGAGCTCGCAGAGCTTCTCGCATCGTTGTATCGCCCCGATGAAGCGCATCCGGTTGAAGCGTCGGGGGCCGTGCGTTTCGTGCTGCCCGCTGGCCGCTACGCTTCGGCTCAGGCGTTGTGCGATGCGATCGAAGCGATGCGCGCCCACGACGGCTCGGCGTCCGTTGTCGTTGCGGCCCGCGATCCGCATACCTTGTTCGAAGGCGTTGCGGAGCGCCTTGCTGTGCGCGGCATCGCTTCGGAAGTGCGGGGGACCGTGCCGTTTTCTGCAACCGAGTTCGGTTCCGCATGGCTTGCGCTTCTTGAAACGCTCGACGGGGATTCCCCGTTCGTTGCACGCGCTGCAACGGATTTCGCGCTGAGTGCGTATTCGGGTGTGGGGGTGCGAAGCGCTTATTGGATGGACGCGCGCTGGCGGGCGAACCGTGCGATCGACCGCGATTCGGTGCTCACCGATTTGGCAGGTACTGCCGATCACGGGCTCAACGGGCTGGTCGGTCTGCTGGAAAGCGGCCGGGCTTCCGATGCCCTCGATCTTCTCCAGGCGCACGTGGGAAAGCAGGTTTCCTGGCCAGAAGGGTACCGCGATCGGCAGATGAGCGCTCTGGCGAGCGCCCGCACGGTTTACGACGAAGCTGTCGCCCTCGGCGCGAGCAGGGAGGAGTACCGCTCGGTTCTCGAGGATCAGCGCCTGTTCGCAAAACTGGCCGTCGAACCGGGAAGGCCGGGGGGCGCTCGGGTCGCACCGGCGGGTTCAGCGGCCTCGGAAACATCGAAAGAACCCCGAGGGATGCATGCTTCTGCTGAGGCGAATAATCCTGTCGAGTCCTGTGCGCAACCTGTGCTGATCGTCGACCTTGAGACCGCGGCGTCGCTTGGTCCTTCTACGTGCGACGTGCTGTTCGCGGTCGATCTGACGGCAACGTCGTATCCGGTGCGTGACGAGGGCGGCACGCTTGCGACGCTGCTCGAGAAGCTGGGCGCAGCACGCGAGCGCGACGGCCTCGCCTCGATCCGCGCTACGTTCGCCGATGCGCTCGCTGTGCCGCGCGCAGTGCTTTTCCTTTCTCGGCCGCTCAACAACGAGGCGGGCGACGAGGAGCGGCCCGCCGTCGTGTTCGAAGACGTAATCGACTGCTACCGCCGCGACTTGCAGAACCCTGCCGAGGTCGACAAGAAGACCGGGCTCACCGAAGCGCTCGGCCGGTACGCCTTGGTGCGAGGGGAGCAGAGCGCGTTCGTAAACCTTTCCGCCTCAGGCGAGCCGCAGGATCTGTCGATCGAGATCCCCGTTACCCGGACCGGATCCGTCACGGCAGCAGCGCGCGAGAAGATATTGCTTCCCATGCAGTGGGGCGGCGTCGTAAGCGAGGGGAGGAACCTTTCCCCTTCCGCGATCGAGAGCTACCTCGAATGCCCGTACAAATGGTTCGCGCACCGCAGACTCAGGCTCGAAGAGCTCGATGCGGGTTTCGGCGGACGCGAGTTCGGCCTGTTCGCCCATCGGGTGCTTGAGCGGTTTTACGCTCAGTTCAGATGCGAGGTCGCACCAAAGGTGTCTCCCGATACGCTCGATCGTGCGAAGCGCATCCTCTCCTGCGTGTTCGACGAGCAGCTTGCCTACGATGCGACGCTCATCGGCGATCCTGCTGCGCTCGTGCCGCTCGACGATCTCGAACGCCGCGAAGTTGCCGATCTCAAGCGCAAACTGCTCGGCTACCTCGATCGCGAGGCGCAGCTGCTTTCCGGATTCGTGCCGCTTGACGCTGAGGTGGGTTTCGGGCGCACGAAAGGTGCATTCGAGTATGCGGGCTTCATGGTGAACGGGACGATCGACCGCGTCGACGTCGACGGTTTCGGCCGTGCGGTCGTGATCGATTACAAAGGCGCCGTCGGCAAAGCGTATGCGCTGCGCGAGAAGGCGGGCGAGCCGTTTGCGCTTCCGCGCAAGGTGCAGACCCTCATCTACGCGCAAGCCGTGCGTAAAACCATGGGGCTCCAACCGGTCGGCGCACTGTACGTGTCGTACGGCAAGGACGGAGGCATAGCGGGATCGTTCGATCATGCGGTGCTCGATCCCGGCAAGGATCTGCTGGGAATCGATGCCGCTCGCTGCGCAACGACTGATTTCGAAAACCTGCTCGATACCGTCGAGGAAGCCATCGCGGCTCGATTGGAAGGGCTGCTCGCAGGCGAGATTCGCGCCTGCCCGCGCGATGCTGATGCGTGCACGTACTGCCCGGTCACCGTATGCAGCGTGCGCGATGCCGTGCAGCGCGAGCGCGAGGGAGGCGAATGA
- the sdaAA gene encoding L-serine ammonia-lyase, iron-sulfur-dependent, subunit alpha, producing the protein MDTLSIRDIIGPVMIGPSSSHTAGALRIAYMARRLCLAEPRTVEFTLLGSFAHTLVGHGTDKALVGGMLGLDTDDLRIRDSFALARGIGMAFSFKPDANAEYDHPNTVDIRIVDADGNAMRIRGESIGGGAAVIRRIDGIEVYITGENTNVVIRQKDEAGVLAHIAKSFGERGVNIANARMYRERKGDAAYTILETDQAVSSEIKQAIEAHPAIRDVRIIPGDATAGVAKDETVDAVAAQARFDELDFPTGAALLAYCEKSGTTISEAFLAREEALGASLGCSVNTNGYLDVVLSVMRRSALGPLEEPLPSMGGLIGGEALKLAALRKLGDGICDDQLSLATAFSMAVLETNASMGRIVAAPTAGSAGVIPGVLLALQETRRYSDDDLKRGLAAAAAIGYLITRNATVSGAEGGCQAEVGSAAAMAAAAAVELAGGTPAQCFAAASNALTNMMGLVCDPIAGLVEVPCQKRNASGAATALVSAQIALAGIGNLVDFDETVEAMRKVGRSLPFELRESALGGIAATPAACGFCASCTPGMSCS; encoded by the coding sequence ATGGACACCTTGAGCATACGCGATATCATCGGGCCCGTCATGATCGGGCCGTCGAGCTCCCATACCGCAGGCGCGCTGCGCATCGCCTACATGGCGCGCAGGCTCTGCCTCGCCGAGCCAAGAACCGTGGAGTTCACGCTGCTCGGCTCGTTCGCTCATACGCTCGTCGGGCACGGAACCGACAAGGCGCTTGTCGGCGGCATGCTCGGCCTCGACACCGACGACCTGCGCATCCGCGATTCGTTCGCCCTCGCGCGGGGAATCGGCATGGCGTTTTCATTCAAGCCCGATGCGAACGCCGAGTACGACCATCCCAACACCGTCGACATCCGTATCGTCGACGCAGACGGCAACGCCATGCGCATCCGCGGCGAGAGTATAGGCGGCGGCGCGGCTGTTATCAGGCGCATCGACGGCATCGAGGTCTACATCACCGGAGAGAACACGAACGTCGTCATCCGGCAGAAAGACGAGGCCGGCGTACTCGCGCACATCGCCAAGAGCTTCGGCGAACGCGGCGTCAACATCGCGAACGCCCGTATGTACCGCGAACGCAAAGGCGATGCAGCCTACACCATCCTCGAGACGGATCAAGCCGTCAGTTCGGAGATCAAGCAAGCCATTGAAGCGCATCCCGCCATCCGCGACGTGCGCATCATCCCCGGCGACGCGACGGCCGGGGTGGCGAAAGACGAGACCGTCGATGCGGTTGCCGCGCAGGCGCGTTTCGACGAGCTCGATTTTCCGACCGGCGCAGCTTTGCTTGCCTACTGCGAGAAGTCAGGAACGACGATTTCCGAAGCGTTCCTCGCCCGCGAGGAAGCGCTTGGCGCAAGCCTCGGCTGCTCCGTGAACACAAACGGATACCTCGATGTCGTGCTTTCGGTGATGAGACGATCGGCCCTCGGCCCGCTTGAAGAGCCGCTGCCTTCGATGGGAGGCTTGATCGGCGGCGAAGCGCTTAAGCTCGCCGCCTTACGCAAGCTCGGCGACGGCATCTGCGACGATCAGCTTTCGCTTGCCACTGCCTTTTCGATGGCCGTACTTGAAACCAACGCCTCGATGGGCCGCATCGTCGCAGCCCCCACCGCAGGTTCGGCAGGCGTGATACCCGGCGTGCTGCTCGCGTTGCAGGAAACCCGGAGGTATTCCGACGACGACCTTAAGCGCGGACTCGCCGCCGCAGCCGCAATCGGCTACCTCATCACACGCAACGCCACCGTTTCGGGTGCCGAAGGAGGCTGCCAGGCAGAGGTCGGCTCGGCCGCCGCCATGGCCGCCGCAGCCGCTGTCGAACTCGCAGGCGGCACGCCCGCCCAGTGCTTCGCCGCCGCAAGCAACGCGCTCACGAACATGATGGGCCTCGTATGCGATCCGATCGCGGGGCTCGTGGAGGTGCCTTGCCAGAAGCGCAACGCCTCAGGAGCCGCAACGGCGCTTGTGAGCGCGCAGATTGCGCTCGCAGGCATCGGCAACCTCGTCGATTTCGACGAGACGGTCGAGGCTATGCGCAAAGTGGGCCGCTCGCTTCCCTTCGAGCTGCGCGAAAGCGCTCTCGGCGGCATAGCGGCCACCCCTGCCGCCTGCGGCTTTTGCGCCTCGTGCACGCCGGGGATGAGCTGTTCGTAG
- a CDS encoding FAD-dependent oxidoreductase, protein MSENKNGMRVGKPLASRRSFVRGAGLALAGAAAFGLAGCAQGSENAGRSTAANQGSDVSWDEEYDVVVVGAGIAGITAAITVAEEGEGASCLLLEKDAAPNGNSPFCAGWQLYIDDVDGAVVYLNELIGESTPEDVIEAFAVELKENRTWLLGLGAQEDWLEPYPPDPTGKSTKEYPEMPNDNTMGFILFKTEGDQPYYHINDFLLDVLNDRSDIVTYKKSTPMESLIQDPFTKAIVGVEAGGKSYRAKRGVIMCTGGFENDPEMLRDYTGVRGYPYAGKGNTGDGHRACMKVGADFWHMHGGAQYWLSLRDLENTKFVSTLFSFTSKQHGITVGVNGRRFYQDFDACSNYSKYAAPDSDLSLNVGYRHGITQFGGNWTHLPLPEKAWFVFDQAGLDAGAMPAEVSKDPVAEGWALKADTIEELAAATEMPPDELVKTVGQWNEFVERGEDLAFYRPADTLTPIATSPYYAMLCVPALLNTDGGPVRSAKGEILDPMGEPIEGLFSAGEFGSVWGHLYQGAGNVGECGAFGRISARSALARSESA, encoded by the coding sequence ATGAGTGAAAACAAGAATGGGATGAGAGTCGGCAAACCGCTTGCCTCACGTCGCAGTTTCGTCAGGGGGGCGGGGCTTGCACTAGCGGGTGCAGCTGCATTCGGCTTGGCCGGATGTGCTCAGGGAAGCGAAAACGCAGGACGGAGTACCGCGGCGAATCAAGGATCAGACGTCTCGTGGGACGAAGAATACGATGTTGTAGTGGTGGGAGCGGGCATTGCGGGCATTACCGCTGCTATTACGGTTGCCGAAGAGGGTGAAGGTGCATCGTGTCTCCTGCTGGAAAAAGACGCCGCGCCCAACGGTAACAGCCCGTTTTGCGCGGGGTGGCAGCTCTACATCGATGATGTTGATGGAGCCGTGGTCTATCTCAACGAGCTTATCGGCGAGAGCACGCCTGAAGACGTCATTGAGGCGTTCGCTGTCGAACTGAAGGAAAACCGCACTTGGCTTTTAGGTTTGGGAGCACAGGAGGACTGGCTAGAGCCGTATCCTCCTGACCCGACAGGGAAATCTACCAAAGAGTATCCCGAGATGCCCAACGACAACACCATGGGCTTCATCCTCTTTAAAACTGAGGGCGATCAGCCGTACTACCATATCAACGACTTCCTCCTAGACGTCTTGAACGATCGCAGCGACATCGTGACGTACAAGAAGTCCACGCCGATGGAATCGCTCATACAGGATCCTTTTACCAAGGCGATCGTCGGCGTCGAGGCTGGCGGCAAGAGCTACAGGGCGAAGCGCGGCGTCATCATGTGCACAGGGGGTTTCGAAAACGATCCCGAAATGCTTCGCGACTATACCGGTGTTCGGGGTTATCCCTACGCTGGCAAAGGCAACACGGGCGACGGACATCGGGCCTGCATGAAGGTCGGTGCCGATTTCTGGCACATGCACGGCGGAGCGCAGTACTGGCTTTCTCTTCGTGATCTTGAGAACACCAAGTTCGTCTCTACGCTCTTTTCCTTCACATCCAAGCAGCATGGCATCACGGTTGGCGTCAACGGTCGTCGTTTCTATCAGGATTTCGACGCATGCAGCAATTACAGCAAATATGCTGCACCCGACTCTGATCTGAGCCTTAACGTGGGCTACCGTCATGGAATTACGCAGTTCGGTGGCAATTGGACTCATTTGCCGTTGCCTGAGAAAGCGTGGTTCGTGTTCGATCAGGCGGGGCTCGATGCAGGAGCGATGCCTGCCGAGGTTTCGAAGGATCCCGTTGCAGAAGGTTGGGCTTTGAAGGCCGATACGATCGAAGAGCTCGCTGCGGCTACCGAGATGCCGCCCGACGAGCTCGTGAAGACAGTCGGACAGTGGAACGAATTTGTGGAGCGTGGCGAAGACCTCGCATTTTACCGCCCGGCTGACACCTTGACTCCGATCGCTACGTCTCCGTACTACGCGATGCTCTGCGTTCCCGCGCTGCTCAACACCGATGGCGGCCCTGTCCGCAGTGCGAAAGGCGAGATCCTCGACCCGATGGGCGAACCGATCGAAGGATTGTTTTCTGCTGGTGAATTCGGATCCGTTTGGGGGCATCTCTACCAAGGGGCGGGAAATGTTGGCGAATGCGGCGCGTTCGGTCGCATCTCGGCTCGCAGCGCACTTGCGCGATCGGAAAGCGCTTAA
- a CDS encoding putative manganese-dependent inorganic diphosphatase, whose translation MAAPIVIVGHRNPDNDSISAAVGYAYLKNELAKREAKASGTAPAEYVPMRLGPLPPESSWVLEENGITAPAILSHIHARVLDVMTPNPISIPRTATLLEAGRLLRKHNIRSLVVVNDDETYHGLITTRMIAERYISATDALEGDGSNSMAVAGDLIASLGQKVDEMTETDVLVLDKEGLLNEAVEDLMASALREAVVLDDDGYCIGIVTRSDVATRPRRKVILVDHNETRQAVHGIEEADVVEIVDHHRIGDVSTTNPIQFLNLPVGSTATIVSMEFERHGVEVPKPIAAVLLSAIMTDTVILKSPTATQFDREQVERLSALAGVDPTEFGLAVFRCRGGEDNLPVDKLVGADSKEFQLGDSTVLIAQHETVDLGAVMEREDEIRTYMRQLKDENNYEFVLFMATDIMAEGSQFLCEGNRRIVDRVFNIKCTGVGGTWMPGILSRKKQVAARILGS comes from the coding sequence ATGGCGGCACCCATCGTCATCGTAGGACATCGCAACCCCGACAACGATTCGATCAGCGCAGCGGTCGGCTACGCGTACCTGAAAAACGAGCTGGCGAAGCGCGAGGCGAAAGCCTCGGGTACAGCGCCCGCCGAATACGTGCCGATGCGCCTCGGCCCCCTTCCTCCCGAGAGTTCCTGGGTCCTTGAGGAAAACGGCATCACGGCTCCCGCAATCTTGAGCCACATCCATGCGCGCGTGCTCGATGTGATGACGCCGAACCCTATCTCCATCCCACGCACCGCAACGCTACTCGAGGCGGGGCGCCTGTTGCGCAAGCACAACATTCGCTCGCTCGTCGTGGTGAACGACGATGAGACCTACCATGGCCTCATCACGACGCGCATGATCGCCGAGCGCTACATCTCGGCGACCGACGCACTCGAGGGCGACGGCTCCAACAGCATGGCGGTCGCAGGCGACCTCATCGCCTCGCTCGGTCAGAAGGTCGACGAGATGACCGAAACCGACGTGCTCGTACTCGACAAGGAGGGCTTACTGAACGAAGCGGTCGAAGACCTCATGGCGAGCGCGTTGCGGGAGGCGGTCGTGCTCGACGACGACGGGTACTGCATCGGCATCGTCACCCGCTCCGACGTGGCGACGCGCCCGAGGCGCAAAGTCATCCTCGTCGATCACAACGAAACGCGCCAGGCTGTGCACGGCATCGAAGAAGCCGACGTCGTGGAAATCGTCGACCATCATCGCATCGGCGACGTATCGACCACGAATCCCATCCAATTCTTGAACTTGCCCGTAGGCTCGACGGCGACCATCGTTTCGATGGAGTTCGAGCGGCACGGCGTCGAGGTGCCAAAGCCCATCGCAGCGGTGCTACTCTCCGCCATTATGACCGATACCGTGATTCTCAAATCGCCCACGGCGACGCAGTTCGATCGTGAACAGGTTGAGCGTCTTTCGGCTCTAGCAGGCGTCGATCCGACCGAATTCGGCCTCGCCGTGTTCAGGTGCCGGGGCGGCGAGGATAACCTGCCGGTCGATAAGCTCGTCGGTGCCGATTCCAAGGAATTCCAGCTCGGCGATTCCACCGTGCTCATCGCGCAACACGAGACGGTTGATCTGGGCGCGGTCATGGAGCGCGAGGACGAGATCCGCACCTACATGCGCCAGCTCAAAGACGAGAACAACTACGAGTTCGTGCTGTTCATGGCGACCGACATCATGGCCGAGGGCAGCCAGTTTCTGTGCGAGGGCAACCGGCGCATTGTGGATCGGGTGTTCAACATCAAGTGCACGGGCGTGGGCGGCACGTGGATGCCCGGCATCTTGAGCCGCAAAAAGCAGGTGGCGGCCCGTATCCTCGGGTCGTAA
- a CDS encoding helix-turn-helix transcriptional regulator translates to MAITIKIEEAMAQPTFEKSMLVALFGALGISAVVAQADLIGHWFGFEASSAGVQPLGNPRLFFLAGYTLLSIIAIFVARLSRQQLTMVKWFVFLTAGIGALLYGFAYASTLVPPDASAIIGLVLYGVGYLGTTLFLYCELARLKRLSIALWAIAVSLFLKTVLGDAIGSTSSGATQIVITALLSLVSLACLGAMRKLNHPEYLERYRSEPTIGAAEKRNLVYLLVAVSVILAALRGLSHLGLWGEGYFGSPVASLAGYIVVGLMLAGFTYATIIRNSNDRMLIRFQPAFLVLIGGFLVYALKGNLFDPTALEPVFSWLMVAVELFGHLLFWAVTLTAMRTTRDPVWKFPGIINATYGIVAIAWALVLLYTEIGEGVLAIVAAFLAMAAAIRPLSRKPAESTIIGSSSPEAPDGTKDSTAPAQPVKEHESIGEHIAQCYHILAQQHGLSPRETDVFLLLAQGRSRPHISTALYLSDGTVKTHISHIYKKFGVHTREDLLTIVQNATTQGQAADTDTR, encoded by the coding sequence GTGGCAATCACAATCAAAATCGAGGAGGCCATGGCACAGCCGACGTTTGAAAAAAGCATGCTTGTCGCCTTGTTCGGCGCGCTTGGCATTTCCGCGGTCGTTGCTCAAGCCGATCTTATTGGCCACTGGTTCGGATTCGAGGCGTCATCAGCAGGGGTTCAGCCGCTTGGCAATCCGCGTTTATTCTTTCTTGCGGGATATACCTTATTGTCGATCATTGCGATATTCGTTGCACGACTGAGCCGACAGCAACTCACCATGGTCAAATGGTTCGTATTCCTTACCGCGGGCATCGGCGCGTTACTGTATGGCTTCGCGTATGCGTCTACACTCGTGCCACCCGATGCTTCCGCTATTATCGGGCTCGTGCTGTACGGGGTCGGCTATCTGGGTACGACGCTGTTTCTATACTGCGAACTGGCAAGACTCAAACGGCTTTCCATTGCCTTATGGGCGATCGCCGTAAGCCTTTTCCTCAAAACAGTGCTTGGCGATGCGATCGGAAGTACTTCTTCGGGCGCTACCCAAATCGTCATCACCGCTCTGTTGTCACTGGTTTCCCTTGCCTGCTTGGGCGCCATGCGCAAGCTGAATCATCCGGAGTATCTTGAGCGCTATCGCTCGGAACCTACCATTGGGGCAGCGGAGAAGCGCAACCTCGTTTACCTGCTCGTAGCGGTTTCCGTTATCCTCGCAGCCCTGCGCGGCCTCAGCCATCTTGGTCTATGGGGTGAAGGCTACTTTGGATCGCCCGTCGCTTCGCTCGCGGGATACATCGTGGTCGGCCTCATGTTGGCCGGATTCACCTACGCTACGATTATCCGCAACAGCAACGACCGCATGCTTATCAGATTCCAACCCGCTTTCCTCGTCCTCATCGGCGGATTTCTCGTCTACGCCCTCAAAGGCAACCTCTTCGATCCAACGGCACTCGAACCAGTTTTCTCCTGGTTGATGGTTGCCGTCGAACTATTCGGTCACCTGCTTTTCTGGGCGGTCACGCTAACCGCCATGCGAACCACGCGCGATCCCGTATGGAAGTTCCCAGGGATCATCAACGCGACTTACGGCATCGTGGCAATTGCATGGGCCCTCGTTCTTCTGTATACGGAAATCGGCGAAGGCGTGCTCGCCATCGTTGCCGCATTTCTTGCAATGGCTGCCGCCATTCGTCCGCTCAGTAGAAAACCGGCCGAGTCAACGATCATCGGATCTTCTTCACCTGAAGCGCCTGACGGCACAAAGGACAGTACCGCACCTGCGCAACCCGTCAAAGAGCACGAGAGCATCGGCGAGCATATCGCCCAGTGTTATCACATACTTGCACAGCAACACGGGCTGTCGCCCCGAGAAACCGACGTCTTTCTTCTGCTCGCCCAAGGCAGAAGCAGACCGCATATCAGTACAGCGCTGTATCTTTCAGACGGCACCGTAAAGACGCATATATCGCATATCTATAAAAAGTTCGGCGTTCACACGCGCGAAGACCTCCTGACAATCGTGCAAAACGCTACAACGCAAGGACAAGCTGCAGATACAGATACTCGGTAA